A single region of the Changchengzhania lutea genome encodes:
- a CDS encoding glucosaminidase domain-containing protein: protein MKRVAFIICLSCVLFSCRSKKAVIAKQEKERTEQAEERDKQLASEEEKIPLKKIYGSKTEEYIDTYKAIAQSEMVLYNIPASITLAQGILESGSGRGRLSVKANNHFGIKCHGWIGAKIYHDDDAKQECFRKYKDAKYSFRDHSLFLSERKRYAKLFKLKKEDYKGWAKGLRAAGYATDKKYPQKLIGLIERYKLYQLDEEVLGDTYTKFEMPVTNHAETYAVVKGDTLYSISRKYNMTVKELQNINGLRDSSLSIGQTLIVKPASKN, encoded by the coding sequence ATGAAAAGAGTAGCATTTATAATTTGTTTGTCTTGTGTGTTGTTTAGTTGTCGCTCTAAAAAAGCGGTGATTGCAAAACAGGAAAAAGAACGAACTGAACAAGCAGAAGAAAGAGACAAACAGCTCGCTTCAGAAGAAGAAAAAATACCTCTTAAAAAAATCTACGGTAGTAAAACAGAAGAGTACATTGATACTTATAAGGCCATTGCACAAAGCGAAATGGTTTTATATAACATTCCGGCAAGCATCACCTTAGCCCAAGGTATTTTAGAATCTGGATCTGGTAGAGGAAGGCTATCGGTTAAAGCGAACAATCATTTTGGGATTAAATGTCACGGATGGATTGGTGCAAAAATCTATCATGATGATGATGCAAAACAGGAATGTTTCAGAAAATACAAAGATGCCAAATATTCGTTTAGGGATCATTCGTTATTCTTATCAGAAAGAAAACGCTACGCAAAACTTTTTAAACTTAAAAAAGAAGATTATAAAGGATGGGCCAAAGGACTAAGAGCCGCTGGTTATGCTACAGATAAAAAGTATCCTCAAAAATTAATTGGATTAATTGAGCGCTATAAGTTATATCAATTAGATGAAGAGGTGCTTGGCGATACCTATACAAAATTTGAAATGCCAGTAACAAATCACGCTGAAACATATGCGGTTGTTAAGGGGGATACCTTGTATTCTATTTCCAGAAAATACAACATGACCGTTAAAGAACTTCAAAACATAAATGGTTTAAGAGATTCTTCACTAAGTATTGGGCAAACTTTAATTGTAAAACCAGCATCAAAAAACTAA
- a CDS encoding bestrophin family protein, translating to MLTKKRYTVKDIALWSRWETLVYLLYATIIVICYEVLGFTFLTVPWTPVALIGTAVAFMVGFQNNSAYGRIWEARKIWGAIVNTSRTWGMKVQDMVTAEHIIGETTDVEIKAQKRILVYRHIAWLTALRYAMRMRKSWEAQHKARTNREWSKLIHIPEKVSDLEDNLIAYLSKDETQYVLSKNNKQTAILYLQSKHIRSLKEQGLIWEFAFLELENVLEELFTHQGKSERIKNFPYPRQYASLAFYLTRVFAILLPFGIIPEFADIGKTMVDDFFYIGQNFIWLGIPFCGIVSWAFHIMERMARVGENPFEGTVNDVPISTISRGIEIDLRQMLDENDDEIPKQFPESHHAQM from the coding sequence ATGCTAACTAAAAAACGCTATACAGTTAAGGACATTGCTTTATGGTCCCGATGGGAAACATTAGTCTATTTGCTCTATGCTACAATTATAGTTATATGTTATGAAGTATTAGGTTTTACATTTTTAACCGTTCCGTGGACACCTGTGGCCCTTATTGGAACAGCCGTAGCATTTATGGTAGGTTTTCAAAACAATTCTGCATATGGGAGAATATGGGAAGCACGAAAAATTTGGGGTGCTATTGTGAATACGTCTCGCACGTGGGGCATGAAAGTTCAAGATATGGTAACAGCGGAACATATTATAGGCGAAACTACTGATGTTGAAATAAAAGCACAAAAACGTATTTTGGTCTATAGACACATTGCTTGGTTAACGGCATTGCGATATGCTATGAGAATGCGCAAATCATGGGAAGCACAACATAAAGCCAGAACGAATAGAGAATGGTCTAAACTGATACATATCCCAGAAAAGGTTTCAGATTTAGAAGATAATTTAATTGCATACTTGTCTAAAGATGAAACGCAGTATGTGTTATCTAAAAATAATAAGCAGACGGCTATTTTATATTTACAATCAAAGCATATTCGATCACTCAAAGAACAAGGACTTATATGGGAGTTTGCTTTTTTGGAGTTAGAAAATGTTTTGGAAGAATTATTTACGCATCAAGGAAAATCGGAACGGATTAAAAACTTCCCTTATCCCAGACAATATGCAAGTTTGGCCTTCTATTTAACACGCGTATTTGCCATTCTATTGCCTTTTGGAATCATACCAGAATTCGCGGACATTGGTAAAACGATGGTTGATGATTTCTTTTATATAGGACAAAATTTTATATGGTTGGGAATCCCGTTTTGTGGTATTGTGTCGTGGGCATTTCACATTATGGAACGTATGGCAAGAGTAGGGGAAAACCCTTTTGAAGGCACTGTGAATGATGTTCCAATCTCTACTATTTCGCGTGGTATTGAAATAGATTTGCGCCAAATGCTAGATGAAAATGATGATGAGATTCCAAAGCAGTTTCCGGAGAGCCATCATGCGCAGATGTGA
- a CDS encoding PhzF family phenazine biosynthesis protein, translated as MDNKKNVTVQILNAFAEHGKGGNPAGVVLNADDLSDKNKLDIAKKVGLSETAFVSKSNTEDFKLDFFTPNKQIAHCGHATVATFSYLKQIGALKNDSSSKETIDGKRNIKLTGDLAFMEQLAPKYEDVSHQEDLILKSLGLNKNDLAPNTPIQLVNTGNSFILVPVNNTAILKNIIPDFKLISEVSEAFDLIGYYVFSTDTGDTEYDATSRMFGPRYGILEESGTGMAAGPLACYLFDILKWNKKRFHIQQGKYMAEPSPSVIVVDLLTENNQIKGLMAGGKGLLKAQLEIEINN; from the coding sequence ATGGACAATAAAAAAAATGTTACCGTACAAATTCTTAATGCTTTTGCAGAACATGGCAAAGGGGGCAATCCAGCTGGGGTTGTTTTAAATGCAGATGATTTATCAGACAAAAATAAGCTTGATATCGCTAAAAAAGTAGGTCTATCAGAAACTGCTTTTGTTTCCAAATCTAACACCGAAGACTTTAAATTAGATTTTTTTACGCCTAATAAGCAAATAGCGCATTGCGGTCATGCAACAGTGGCAACGTTTTCATATTTAAAACAAATTGGTGCCTTGAAAAATGATTCCTCTTCTAAAGAAACCATTGATGGAAAACGAAATATAAAGTTAACAGGTGATTTAGCGTTTATGGAACAATTAGCACCAAAATACGAGGACGTAAGCCATCAGGAAGACCTAATTCTAAAATCTCTAGGATTAAATAAAAATGACTTAGCACCAAACACTCCAATACAATTAGTAAATACTGGAAATTCGTTTATTCTAGTTCCAGTTAATAACACAGCAATCTTAAAAAATATAATTCCAGATTTTAAATTGATAAGTGAAGTTAGTGAAGCGTTCGATTTAATTGGTTATTACGTATTTTCTACCGACACAGGTGACACTGAATATGACGCTACGTCAAGAATGTTTGGTCCACGTTACGGCATATTGGAAGAGTCTGGAACAGGAATGGCAGCTGGACCTCTTGCTTGTTATTTATTTGATATTTTAAAATGGAATAAAAAAAGATTTCATATTCAACAAGGCAAGTATATGGCAGAACCTTCACCAAGTGTAATAGTTGTTGATTTGCTAACGGAAAACAACCAAATAAAAGGCCTAATGGCCGGTGGCAAAGGACTACTAAAAGCACAATTAGAAATTGAAATAAACAACTAG
- a CDS encoding alpha/beta hydrolase — MPYWLYISIIVLVIYVSASIALYYLQDYMLFKPEKLSKDFQFYYENQNIKEYNLETRDGAVINGLLFKPKVESKGIVLYLKGNSKSIKGWGKFAVDFTRHGYNVLMVDYRGFGKSTGRRSQKAIKRDLQEIYNKIKERTSENRIILYGRSLGSGFAAKLASMNNPKMLVLDAPYYSLTKVTARYAPFMPLSLLIKYPLPTYKWLKYVQCPIHIIHGTHDNLIPYKTSVKLSQVNPKRTTLHTVIGGGHKNLNNFESYHKMIFEILHNKSHPIDLTTTSIHVKHTSKPNKTKA; from the coding sequence ATGCCTTATTGGTTATATATTTCAATAATAGTACTTGTAATTTACGTATCAGCTAGTATTGCTCTATATTATTTGCAGGATTATATGTTATTTAAGCCTGAAAAACTTTCAAAGGATTTTCAGTTTTACTACGAAAATCAAAACATTAAAGAATACAATTTAGAGACTAGAGATGGAGCTGTTATCAATGGGCTTCTTTTTAAACCAAAAGTGGAATCAAAAGGGATAGTTTTATATCTTAAAGGCAATTCAAAAAGCATCAAAGGTTGGGGTAAATTTGCAGTTGATTTTACACGACATGGCTATAACGTATTAATGGTAGACTACCGAGGCTTTGGAAAAAGTACAGGTAGGCGCTCTCAAAAAGCCATAAAAAGAGATCTGCAGGAAATCTATAATAAAATAAAAGAAAGAACAAGTGAAAACAGAATCATCTTGTACGGACGGTCTTTAGGATCAGGGTTTGCGGCAAAATTGGCTTCCATGAATAATCCTAAAATGCTGGTTTTAGATGCGCCATATTATAGTTTAACCAAAGTTACAGCACGCTACGCACCCTTTATGCCCTTGTCGCTTTTAATTAAATATCCACTCCCAACATACAAGTGGCTAAAATATGTGCAATGTCCCATTCATATCATTCATGGCACGCATGACAATTTGATTCCTTATAAAACCAGTGTGAAATTATCTCAGGTAAATCCAAAAAGAACCACATTGCACACGGTTATTGGTGGAGGTCATAAAAATTTAAACAATTTTGAATCCTACCATAAAATGATTTTTGAGATACTCCATAACAAGTCACATCCTATAGATTTAACAACCACAAGTATTCATGTTAAACATACCTCGAAACCGAATAAAACAAAGGCTTAA
- the hemL gene encoding glutamate-1-semialdehyde 2,1-aminomutase, translating into MNYKRSSTLFAQAERVIPGGVNSPVRAFKAVGGTPIFVKEAKGAYLYDEDGNRFVDYINSWGPMILGHAYQPVVDAVVEKAKKGTSFGMPTEIETQIAELAVSMVPNIDKIRFVNSGTEACMSAVRLARGFTGKDKIIKFAGCYHGHSDSFLIQAGSGAVTFGSPNSPGVTKGTAKDTLLARYNDIHQVADLIEANKNKIACIIIEPVAGNMGCIPPKEGFLQALRKLCYANEILLIFDEVMTGFRLAKGGVQELYNVNADIVCFGKVIGGGLPVGAFAARHDIMDHLAPLGPVYQAGTLSGNPLAMAAGLAMLKALDENSEIFSRLEDKTKYLHQGISKALESHGVTHTINRVGSMISVHFDKEPVVDIETAAKGNNEIFKKFFHGLLDEGVYIAPSAFETWFITDALTYEDLDFTIAAIDKVAMEL; encoded by the coding sequence ATGAATTATAAACGTAGTAGTACCTTATTTGCACAAGCTGAGCGCGTTATTCCTGGCGGCGTTAATTCTCCTGTAAGAGCGTTTAAAGCCGTGGGTGGAACGCCTATTTTTGTAAAAGAAGCAAAAGGGGCTTATTTATATGATGAAGATGGAAATCGTTTTGTTGATTATATAAATTCATGGGGTCCCATGATTTTGGGCCATGCTTACCAACCTGTTGTTGATGCGGTGGTAGAGAAAGCTAAAAAAGGCACTTCTTTCGGAATGCCAACCGAAATTGAAACGCAAATTGCAGAATTGGCAGTTTCAATGGTTCCCAATATTGATAAAATACGATTTGTGAATTCAGGAACAGAAGCCTGTATGAGCGCGGTGCGTTTGGCAAGAGGTTTTACTGGGAAGGATAAAATTATAAAATTTGCTGGATGCTATCATGGGCATAGCGATTCGTTTCTAATTCAAGCGGGTAGTGGTGCAGTAACCTTCGGGTCGCCAAACAGTCCCGGGGTTACCAAAGGCACAGCTAAGGATACCTTGTTAGCAAGATATAATGATATCCATCAAGTGGCAGATTTAATAGAAGCCAATAAAAATAAAATCGCTTGTATTATCATCGAGCCCGTTGCAGGAAATATGGGATGCATTCCACCAAAAGAAGGATTTCTACAAGCGCTGAGAAAATTGTGTTACGCCAATGAAATTTTGTTGATTTTTGATGAAGTCATGACCGGGTTTCGCTTGGCAAAAGGTGGGGTTCAAGAGCTCTATAATGTTAATGCGGACATTGTTTGTTTTGGTAAAGTTATTGGTGGTGGATTGCCTGTAGGGGCATTTGCCGCACGCCATGACATTATGGATCATTTGGCACCTTTAGGACCAGTTTATCAGGCAGGTACTTTAAGTGGTAATCCCTTGGCGATGGCTGCAGGATTAGCTATGTTAAAGGCATTAGATGAAAATTCAGAAATTTTTAGTCGTTTAGAAGATAAAACTAAATATTTACACCAAGGAATTTCTAAAGCATTAGAAAGTCATGGTGTAACACACACCATTAATCGTGTGGGTTCTATGATTTCCGTTCATTTTGATAAGGAACCTGTTGTAGATATTGAAACTGCTGCTAAAGGTAATAATGAAATTTTTAAAAAATTCTTTCACGGTTTGTTAGATGAAGGCGTTTATATCGCTCCAAGTGCTTTTGAAACTTGGTTTATTACAGACGCTTTGACATATGAAGATTTAGATTTCACGATTGCTGCTATTGATAAAGTAGCGATGGAATTATAA
- a CDS encoding metal-dependent hydrolase family protein codes for MITRLITFSILIFTSFTSFSQNTTIIHAGKLLAIPGEPYLNNKSIIIQNGKITGVKDGFVTVEDIKDKATDSVIFIDLKDKFVMPGFIDLHTHITHERDPGANPHEWTTLNDEDFAFNSIKYLNRTLMAGFTTVRNLGSDYNLINATKRAIAKGDIPGPRIIAATGAVSATGGHGDFHGYRTEVMNAVEKRVGICDGPDDCKRAVRALVKQGADIIKITATGGVLSNTNAGVGQQLSDAELKAIVETAHSLGRKVAAHAHEVDGINAALRAGVNSIEHGSYLNDESVRLFKEHDAYLVPTLLAGVSVSEELKTNKNIPPAIAEKISQVAPVVEASFKRALKGGVKIAFGTDSGVSKHGTNAREFELMVKYGMSENEAIKSATVTASEVLGMPETLGTIELNKFADMVAVDGNPLSDISILNAIQFVMKEGVVYKQ; via the coding sequence ATGATTACACGTCTTATTACTTTCTCTATCCTCATTTTCACATCTTTTACTTCTTTCAGCCAAAACACGACCATAATACATGCCGGAAAATTACTGGCTATTCCTGGTGAACCCTATCTCAATAATAAGAGTATCATTATTCAAAATGGCAAAATTACTGGTGTAAAGGATGGTTTTGTAACTGTCGAGGATATAAAAGACAAGGCTACCGATTCGGTAATTTTTATCGATTTAAAAGATAAATTCGTTATGCCTGGGTTTATCGATTTACACACCCATATTACCCACGAACGCGATCCAGGTGCAAATCCGCATGAATGGACCACATTAAATGATGAAGATTTCGCATTTAATTCTATCAAGTATTTAAACAGAACACTTATGGCTGGATTTACAACCGTTAGAAATCTAGGTTCCGATTACAACTTAATAAATGCCACAAAAAGAGCCATTGCAAAAGGTGATATTCCTGGTCCTCGCATTATTGCTGCTACCGGTGCTGTTTCTGCCACTGGTGGTCATGGCGATTTTCATGGCTACAGAACGGAGGTAATGAATGCCGTTGAAAAAAGAGTGGGTATCTGTGATGGTCCAGATGACTGCAAAAGAGCCGTAAGAGCTTTGGTAAAACAAGGTGCAGATATTATAAAAATCACAGCTACCGGAGGTGTTCTTAGCAATACCAATGCGGGTGTTGGGCAACAATTGTCTGATGCTGAATTAAAGGCCATTGTAGAAACCGCTCACAGTCTGGGACGCAAAGTGGCTGCGCATGCACATGAAGTAGATGGCATTAATGCTGCACTAAGAGCTGGTGTAAACTCTATAGAACACGGATCTTATTTAAACGACGAATCGGTAAGATTATTTAAAGAACACGATGCCTATTTAGTGCCCACATTGTTGGCAGGAGTTTCTGTATCAGAAGAACTTAAAACGAATAAAAATATTCCGCCAGCAATAGCTGAAAAAATCAGTCAAGTAGCGCCTGTAGTGGAAGCTTCTTTTAAAAGAGCTCTAAAAGGCGGTGTAAAAATTGCTTTTGGAACCGATTCTGGAGTTAGTAAACATGGCACTAATGCTAGAGAATTTGAACTGATGGTGAAATACGGCATGAGTGAAAACGAAGCCATAAAATCTGCCACTGTGACAGCGTCTGAAGTTTTAGGAATGCCTGAAACACTAGGAACTATTGAATTGAATAAATTTGCTGATATGGTTGCTGTTGACGGCAATCCACTATCAGACATCAGTATTTTAAATGCTATCCAATTCGTTATGAAAGAGGGTGTTGTTTATAAGCAATAA
- a CDS encoding DUF4136 domain-containing protein, whose amino-acid sequence MKKILRIMPLFAILIVATSCSSVRVAADYDKNADFNTYKTFAFFKTGIDKAEISDLDKRRILRAIEAELLSKGFSKSEDPDLLISLFTKSQQRVDVYNNAWGMGAWGWGGWGWGGFGPGWGWGWNQPSVSTSTQGTLYIDLIDADKKELVWQGMGTGYLSRNMEKKEARIKEFVNEIMAKYPPEMQQ is encoded by the coding sequence ATGAAAAAAATTTTACGCATTATGCCACTGTTTGCCATTCTTATTGTGGCAACCTCATGCAGTTCTGTAAGAGTTGCTGCAGATTACGACAAAAACGCTGATTTTAACACCTACAAGACCTTTGCATTCTTTAAAACAGGAATTGACAAAGCCGAAATTAGCGATCTAGATAAACGCCGTATTTTACGTGCCATTGAAGCTGAACTATTATCGAAAGGTTTCTCCAAATCTGAAGACCCCGATTTACTCATCAGCTTATTTACAAAATCGCAGCAGCGCGTAGACGTGTACAACAATGCTTGGGGCATGGGTGCCTGGGGTTGGGGAGGCTGGGGCTGGGGAGGCTTTGGTCCTGGTTGGGGCTGGGGCTGGAATCAACCTTCTGTTTCAACAAGTACACAAGGTACGCTTTATATAGACCTTATTGATGCCGATAAAAAAGAACTGGTTTGGCAAGGTATGGGCACAGGGTATTTATCTCGGAATATGGAGAAAAAAGAAGCACGGATTAAGGAATTTGTGAATGAAATTATGGCTAAATATCCGCCTGAGATGCAACAATAA
- a CDS encoding 1-aminocyclopropane-1-carboxylate deaminase/D-cysteine desulfhydrase: MIFSLQNSINQQLKLVEANGLNLFIKREDAIHLFVSGNKYRKLKYNLIEAEKQGLKTLVTFGGAYSNHVAAVASAGKQLGFNTIGYIRGEELHASISSNPTLNFAHACGMQLQFISRADYRKKSTADFINQLKVCHGNFYLIPEGGTNKLAIKGCEEILNEADKHFDYICCAVGTGGTIAGLINCSKPSQQVLGFPALKGDFLQQDISKFAVTDNWKLITDYHFGGYAKINSELISFINQFKASQNILLDPIYTGKMMFGIFDLIKKGYFPKGSNILAIHTGGLQGVAGMNLKLKKKNLPIIKI; encoded by the coding sequence ATGATTTTTAGTCTTCAAAATAGCATAAATCAACAACTAAAATTAGTTGAAGCAAACGGCTTGAATTTATTTATTAAGCGGGAAGATGCTATACATCTTTTCGTCTCAGGAAACAAATACAGGAAACTTAAGTACAACCTTATTGAAGCTGAAAAACAGGGGTTAAAAACGCTGGTGACTTTTGGTGGCGCCTATTCTAATCATGTTGCGGCTGTGGCATCTGCTGGTAAGCAACTCGGATTTAATACTATAGGTTATATTCGGGGAGAAGAGTTACATGCCAGTATAAGTAGTAATCCCACTTTAAATTTTGCTCATGCTTGTGGGATGCAATTGCAGTTTATATCACGGGCTGATTACAGGAAGAAATCGACAGCTGACTTTATAAATCAGTTAAAAGTATGCCATGGTAATTTCTACCTCATTCCAGAAGGGGGCACAAATAAATTAGCTATAAAGGGCTGTGAAGAAATTTTAAATGAAGCAGATAAGCATTTTGATTATATATGTTGCGCCGTTGGCACTGGAGGAACGATTGCGGGACTTATTAATTGTTCAAAACCCAGTCAACAAGTTTTAGGTTTTCCTGCTCTAAAAGGTGATTTTTTACAACAAGATATTAGTAAATTTGCAGTAACCGACAATTGGAAATTAATTACAGATTACCATTTTGGTGGTTATGCAAAAATAAATTCTGAATTAATCAGTTTTATTAATCAGTTTAAAGCAAGTCAAAATATTTTACTAGATCCTATATATACCGGTAAAATGATGTTTGGGATTTTTGATTTGATTAAAAAGGGCTATTTTCCAAAGGGATCGAACATTTTGGCCATTCATACGGGAGGATTGCAAGGTGTTGCCGGTATGAATTTAAAATTGAAAAAGAAAAATTTGCCAATAATTAAGATATAA
- a CDS encoding DUF5522 domain-containing protein — MKKIIPIEAGDFYLTPEGYRCFTEQYHLKRGYCCESGCRHCPYGYDKNTNSIKR; from the coding sequence ATGAAGAAAATAATCCCCATTGAAGCAGGTGATTTCTACCTAACACCAGAAGGATATCGTTGTTTTACCGAGCAATACCATTTAAAGCGTGGATATTGTTGCGAAAGTGGATGCAGACATTGCCCTTACGGCTATGACAAAAACACCAATTCAATAAAACGATAA
- a CDS encoding alpha/beta hydrolase — MIGTSLYFLQEKLFFFPTVLEENYVYEFNYGFEELNLIASDGAKLNAVHFKVENPKGVILYFHGNAGDLQRWGTIGEYFVEKNYDLLIMDYRTYGKSSGKLSEAVFYSDAQLFYEYLKGDYNESDITLYGRSLGTGIATYVAGKNNPKQLILETPYYSILDVAKHRFPMLPIEKLLQYKFPSYKFIKDVECPITIFHGTDDGIVPYASGRKLFTAASLSKTTFVTIQNGDHNNLIEFDLYHTRINEILL, encoded by the coding sequence ATGATTGGGACTTCATTATATTTTCTACAAGAAAAATTATTTTTTTTCCCAACCGTTTTAGAGGAAAATTATGTCTATGAATTTAATTATGGTTTTGAAGAATTAAATTTAATAGCTTCAGATGGAGCAAAACTTAATGCCGTCCATTTTAAAGTTGAAAACCCAAAAGGAGTCATCTTATATTTTCATGGAAATGCAGGAGATTTACAACGATGGGGTACAATAGGGGAGTATTTTGTAGAAAAGAACTATGATCTATTAATTATGGATTATAGAACTTATGGGAAGAGTTCGGGTAAACTAAGTGAAGCGGTCTTTTATAGTGATGCCCAATTGTTTTACGAGTATTTGAAAGGTGATTATAATGAAAGTGACATCACATTGTACGGGCGCTCTCTTGGTACAGGCATCGCAACCTATGTGGCGGGTAAAAACAATCCCAAACAACTTATTTTAGAAACACCTTATTATAGCATACTCGATGTTGCAAAACATAGGTTTCCAATGCTCCCCATTGAAAAACTATTGCAATATAAGTTTCCTTCGTATAAGTTTATAAAAGACGTGGAATGCCCCATCACGATATTTCATGGAACAGATGATGGCATCGTCCCTTATGCTTCGGGTAGAAAATTATTTACGGCAGCATCTTTATCGAAAACTACTTTTGTAACCATTCAAAATGGCGATCATAATAACCTTATAGAATTTGATTTGTATCATACCCGAATTAATGAGATCTTGCTCTAG
- a CDS encoding sigma-70 family RNA polymerase sigma factor: protein MKNEINTIWIDLNEELYKFILVKIKDEQISKDIHQEVFLKMHAKIHQLKHTSKLTSWTYQITRNTIFDYFRKVNSKYKPIDNLDIPEIESESFHYSNLTNCINQKIEQLSTQHKEAIILTSFKNYSQKELAEHLKISYSGTKSRVQKAREILKETILDCPNVESDSSGKLLDFENNQI from the coding sequence ATGAAAAACGAGATAAATACAATCTGGATTGATTTAAATGAAGAGCTTTATAAATTCATTTTAGTCAAAATCAAGGATGAACAAATTTCAAAAGACATTCATCAAGAAGTATTCTTAAAAATGCACGCTAAAATCCATCAGTTAAAGCATACTTCGAAGCTTACTTCTTGGACTTATCAAATAACTAGAAATACCATTTTTGACTATTTCAGAAAGGTAAATTCAAAATACAAACCAATTGACAATCTTGATATCCCAGAGATAGAAAGTGAAAGTTTTCATTACTCAAACCTTACCAATTGTATTAACCAAAAAATAGAACAACTTTCTACTCAGCATAAAGAAGCCATTATCCTAACTTCATTTAAAAACTATTCACAAAAAGAACTAGCAGAACATTTAAAAATATCTTATTCTGGCACGAAATCTAGAGTTCAAAAAGCTCGAGAAATTCTGAAAGAAACCATTTTAGATTGCCCTAATGTTGAATCTGATAGCTCAGGAAAATTACTAGACTTCGAAAATAATCAAATTTAA